One segment of Streptomyces bathyalis DNA contains the following:
- a CDS encoding SurA N-terminal domain-containing protein, translating to MHRSTEGSRRRRFALTVSGAAALLVAAPLLTGCGNDAHPGAAAVTGGERISMAQLQAKVEAVRNAQRAAPHGEEMIKGSGQLTRASLDGLIRERIIERAAKDAGVSVTRREVGKYRAQLRSQAGGEKRLKDALLQQQAVAPSQIDDWMRTQVAVDKIAKAGNIDPRTPQGNAALRKKFTKTSEKLHIAVNPRYGKWDVQASTLGNRTEPWLQDLTGKQRDRQQAQQQQQPQM from the coding sequence ATGCACAGGAGCACTGAAGGAAGCCGTCGTCGCAGGTTCGCGCTCACCGTCTCCGGTGCCGCCGCGCTGCTCGTGGCAGCGCCGCTGCTCACCGGTTGCGGCAACGACGCGCACCCCGGCGCCGCTGCCGTGACGGGCGGTGAACGCATCAGCATGGCGCAGCTCCAGGCGAAGGTGGAGGCGGTGCGGAACGCGCAGCGCGCGGCCCCCCACGGCGAAGAGATGATCAAGGGCAGTGGCCAGCTGACGCGGGCCTCACTCGACGGCCTGATCCGCGAGCGCATCATCGAAAGGGCCGCGAAGGACGCCGGGGTGTCCGTGACGCGCCGCGAAGTGGGCAAGTACCGAGCACAGTTGCGTTCGCAGGCGGGCGGGGAGAAGAGGCTGAAGGACGCGCTGCTCCAGCAGCAGGCCGTCGCCCCCTCGCAGATCGACGACTGGATGCGCACGCAGGTCGCCGTGGACAAGATCGCGAAGGCGGGCAACATCGACCCGCGCACGCCGCAGGGCAACGCGGCGCTGCGGAAGAAGTTCACCAAGACCTCCGAGAAGCTGCACATCGCCGTCAACCCGCGCTACGGCAAGTGGGACGTGCAGGCCTCAACGCTCGGCAACCGGACGGAGCCGTGGCTGCAGGACCTGACCGGCAAGCAGCGGGACCGGCAGCAGGCGCAGCAACAGCAGCAGCCGCAGATGTGA
- a CDS encoding nucleoside triphosphate pyrophosphohydrolase: MNAPTPADTPAGSPAGRIVLLTTSHRVAPGLLSWPAWEALRTADSVVCEDPEHPQLPYVREAGVPVATGALPSARELVEASGQGRTTVVIAAAEGEPRLTDGLAALAGSGRTSMPELELLPGSYDLPGARLLDLVQVMDSIRAVCPWSGARTHEGLVKYGIEEMYELVEAIEEGDRGALCEELGDVLLQVVFHARIAQDDPEEPFTIDDVAAGIVEKLIRRHPHVFGEEEAATAEEVREHWLRVKAVEKRRDSVTEGIPLGQPALALAAKLAQRVRTAGLDVPPVPDVPPVPPSQSGGIGYELLALAVRAEAEGVDPETALRVAARTYRDEVRAAEGLEVGEGPDAGGESAGTG; this comes from the coding sequence GTGAACGCCCCTACTCCTGCTGATACTCCCGCTGGTTCGCCGGCCGGCCGCATCGTCCTTCTCACCACCAGCCACCGGGTGGCACCCGGACTGCTGTCCTGGCCCGCCTGGGAGGCGCTGCGCACCGCCGACAGCGTCGTGTGCGAGGACCCGGAGCACCCTCAGCTGCCGTACGTGCGCGAGGCCGGCGTCCCCGTCGCCACCGGAGCCCTGCCGAGCGCCCGCGAACTGGTCGAGGCGTCCGGCCAGGGCCGTACGACGGTTGTCATCGCCGCCGCCGAGGGCGAGCCGCGGCTCACCGACGGGCTGGCGGCGCTGGCCGGGTCGGGCCGCACGTCGATGCCCGAACTGGAGCTGCTGCCCGGCTCGTACGACCTGCCCGGCGCGCGTCTCCTCGACCTCGTACAGGTCATGGACAGCATCCGTGCCGTCTGCCCGTGGAGCGGGGCCAGGACGCACGAGGGGCTGGTCAAGTACGGCATCGAGGAGATGTACGAGCTCGTCGAAGCGATCGAGGAGGGCGACCGCGGCGCCCTGTGCGAGGAGCTGGGCGACGTGCTGCTTCAGGTGGTCTTCCACGCGCGCATCGCACAGGACGACCCGGAGGAGCCCTTCACCATCGACGACGTGGCGGCCGGCATCGTGGAGAAGCTGATCCGCCGCCACCCCCATGTGTTCGGGGAGGAGGAGGCCGCCACGGCGGAGGAGGTCCGGGAGCACTGGCTGCGCGTGAAGGCCGTGGAGAAGCGCCGGGACTCGGTCACCGAGGGGATTCCGCTGGGGCAGCCCGCGCTGGCCCTGGCGGCGAAGCTGGCGCAGCGCGTGCGGACGGCCGGGCTGGACGTGCCCCCGGTCCCGGACGTGCCCCCGGTCCCGCCCTCGCAGTCCGGCGGCATCGGCTACGAGCTGCTGGCGCTGGCCGTCCGCGCGGAAGCGGAAGGGGTCGATCCGGAGACGGCGCTTCGGGTCGCGGCCCGTACGTACCGTGACGAGGTCCGCGCAGCGGAAGGCCTTGAGGTGGGGGAAGGGCCTGATGCGGGGGGCGAGAGCGCCGGTACGGGGTGA
- a CDS encoding DUF6479 family protein — protein MYAVDAANQPLTVLAAEHDLLVGIAPLIVGLVVVVGLIVAVAYGIRIRARGDQRPSSPGERGPETPQDYETRHRVPDEVPRDGERRMPYDFKDYDSDSHPGEHEGPPRKWDPGSSGSFGSGGPGHT, from the coding sequence ATGTACGCAGTGGACGCCGCAAACCAGCCGCTGACGGTGCTCGCCGCGGAGCATGACCTGCTCGTGGGTATCGCTCCGTTGATCGTGGGCCTCGTGGTCGTCGTCGGCCTGATCGTCGCCGTCGCCTACGGCATCCGCATCCGCGCCCGGGGCGACCAGCGTCCCTCCAGCCCGGGGGAGCGTGGCCCGGAGACCCCTCAGGACTACGAGACGAGGCATCGGGTCCCCGACGAGGTCCCGCGCGACGGCGAGCGCCGCATGCCCTACGACTTCAAGGACTACGACTCCGACAGCCACCCCGGCGAGCACGAAGGGCCGCCTCGGAAGTGGGACCCGGGCAGCAGCGGGTCGTTCGGCAGCGGAGGCCCCGGCCACACCTGA
- a CDS encoding cytochrome P450 family protein: MPPLFDWDFAADPYPAYAWLREHAPVRRTELPSGVEAWLVTRYADARQALADQRLSKNPVHHHERSAHGKGKVGIPGERSANLMTHLLNIDPPDHTRLRRLVSKAFTPARVSEFEPRVRELTDRLIDGFAARGEADLIHEFAFPLPIYAICDMLGVPAEDQDDFRDWAGMMLRHHKPGEPGPPRGGVGRAVKKMRNYLAELIHRKREKPGEDLISGLIRASDHGEHLTGNEAAAMAFILLFAGFETTVNLIGNGTYALLGHPRQRSVLRDAITAGDERLLSTAVEELLRYDGPVEMATWRFATEPLEIGGAGIAEGEPVLVVLAAADRDPAKFADPDVLDLERRDNQHLGYGHGIHYCLGAPLARLEGRVALSALLRRLPDVRLAVPPSELRWRGGLIMRGLRTLPVEFTPEPRPSGEVQQE, from the coding sequence ATGCCCCCGCTCTTCGACTGGGACTTCGCCGCCGACCCGTACCCCGCGTACGCGTGGCTGCGCGAACACGCGCCCGTACGCAGGACGGAACTGCCCAGCGGCGTCGAGGCCTGGCTGGTCACCCGCTACGCCGACGCCCGGCAGGCCCTGGCCGATCAGCGGCTGAGCAAGAACCCCGTGCACCATCACGAACGTTCCGCGCACGGCAAGGGCAAGGTCGGCATTCCCGGCGAACGCAGCGCAAACCTGATGACGCACCTGCTCAACATCGATCCGCCGGACCACACGCGGCTGCGGCGCCTGGTCTCGAAGGCGTTCACGCCCGCCCGCGTCTCCGAGTTCGAGCCGCGCGTCCGGGAGTTGACGGACCGGCTCATCGACGGCTTCGCGGCACGCGGCGAGGCGGACCTCATCCACGAGTTCGCCTTCCCCCTGCCCATCTACGCCATCTGCGACATGCTCGGCGTTCCTGCAGAGGACCAGGACGACTTCCGCGACTGGGCGGGCATGATGCTGCGCCACCACAAGCCAGGGGAGCCGGGCCCCCCGCGCGGCGGAGTCGGCCGCGCCGTGAAGAAGATGCGCAACTACCTCGCCGAACTCATCCACCGCAAAAGGGAGAAGCCGGGCGAGGACCTGATCTCGGGGCTGATCCGCGCCAGCGACCACGGTGAGCATCTGACCGGGAACGAGGCCGCCGCCATGGCCTTCATCCTGCTCTTCGCCGGTTTCGAGACGACGGTCAACCTCATCGGCAACGGCACGTACGCGCTGCTCGGCCACCCGAGGCAGCGGTCCGTGCTGCGCGACGCCATAACGGCCGGCGACGAAAGGCTGCTGTCCACGGCGGTCGAGGAACTGCTGCGCTACGACGGGCCGGTGGAGATGGCGACCTGGCGTTTCGCGACCGAGCCGCTCGAGATCGGCGGCGCCGGCATCGCCGAGGGGGAGCCCGTACTCGTCGTGCTCGCGGCGGCGGACCGCGACCCCGCGAAGTTCGCCGATCCGGACGTACTGGACCTGGAGCGGCGCGACAACCAGCACTTGGGTTACGGGCACGGCATCCACTACTGCCTCGGGGCACCGCTCGCGCGGCTGGAGGGCCGGGTCGCCCTGAGCGCCCTGCTGCGGCGGCTGCCGGACGTGAGGCTCGCCGTCCCGCCCTCCGAACTTCGGTGGCGCGGCGGCCTCATCATGCGCGGTCTGCGCACGCTTCCCGTGGAGTTCACGCCGGAACCGAGGCCAAGTGGCGAAGTGCAACAGGAGTGA